Within the [Enterobacter] lignolyticus SCF1 genome, the region ACCACCCACTGTGCCCCATTCATAGTCAGTTCCCCGCCGCCAATCGGGAGAAACAGAATTTTGTGCTGCATCGCATCGTCTGCTCCTCATTGATGTTTTTAGGTCATAAAAAAACCCCCGGACCTTTCGGTGCGGGGGTCTTAGTTCGTTAAGGCTTGTTTTCTAAGCCTTTCCTCGTCCAAGTGCAGCCCCGCACGGTGGGATAATAATCACCACCACGCTAATCACGACCAGGCTAATCACTCGTAGAAGGGCTGTCATTTTCAGTTCTTTTTGCATCTTGTTCGAAGGAATACCTAAAGAGTTACCACAGACA harbors:
- the ilvL gene encoding ilv operon leader peptide: MTALLRVISLVVISVVVIIIPPCGAALGRGKA